One stretch of Anolis carolinensis isolate JA03-04 chromosome 3, rAnoCar3.1.pri, whole genome shotgun sequence DNA includes these proteins:
- the slf2 gene encoding SMC5-SMC6 complex localization factor protein 2 isoform X4 gives MCSPKQNRRKKFQPPPPNRSPIIEALFRGAKSEKKDNPDVSTKTVHSNTVVRKLFVLNDSCDQSLMLRDNTCTENPETQICPIRTRSPLADNGRECKKDYVGLELIGSELNKSISENDSLKKSGTSWCQQTVFSKATQPGSISSSSRLSVETLCREIQVKEKKVLSTQQSFDSVKKSLGSNFPNQDTRDILRERSCFTSQESYSEKRNGKGGLSVASTEHLRRHMCTPKQKRRKLLSSPSNRSPKIETLFRGAKSEKRGHPDNGVHISTKPVHRNTVDTRDILRDRSCFSSQKSSSDESLSTHVSKAVLCSRRTSDKITNREKSQSCPSVYINSTNVSISKHKEFPEKQKRRSLKSSLKKLEKPMRQNYSVSSSLEKHKSNYSQHRIYSDDAALEGMKSFDNNLPFLVGCCEKGGDRNCLTDKNGQIQIGDAKKAHKNYVSYTFDNSPLLSTSYHNSLKGKAEQTENNTSALSSENTNQLVSSLEGGNSVPLSESCQPVTTNESSYNLHKLNIEASSLKAGAPSRKRSVSNSEKEITDCSLDSSDEEILPPLEKILAQGFTCGKSPEQIYDEDNTTDTLILSHSVTCSTPSVETNVSYLNRLLEEKEEFSRIEELEQQLQQVKGDTEKNYLLKEQSNDVELLAEHREILEKYSIVDGIPDQHPGENIFQVAHAGKIFNQHNLDLRNFGFHPQNPIEKYIFRSGITQQLFVISEGILVSAYHTSPCPVPMIKWMFQMMLVHSDCSVSRKILQTLMALTIRNASFGSEEPAIWIPSLFDIAVVLINLGIPFNELFPLRDFQPSFTEDHIRSEIPETVTQQSRGDIFGDPFPFFFLVDVNLCNMAKFLQLCISICNDGYTQKEIFILLLLLFKLSLEKQMKQFALVDLQCLIVKLLESIEKWKTKMPELCLAISCLSSHHHNLLHLIQFVPNWTERGREVRRHLSLVVLSKLLENHVNIPSSHDQQMSLLCKELVMMKPSNLVKKLLATSAAADAELSNASFISKFEPKAYYLVYVLLHLVREASNFESTNLSQKKWLLKLSSILEKNIKCDIRENARLFYKTKVKDLVARTYSKWQQMINSSQLIQGMIHDFVVPNAEQGTSEHQSE, from the exons CTGAATGACTCATGTGATCAGTCTTTAATGTTAAGAGATAATACTTGCACAGAAAACCCTGAAACCCAGATATGCCCAATTCGAACAAGATCACCATTAGCAGATAATGGTCGAGAATGTAAAAAGGACTATGTAGGTCTAGAATTGATTGGTTCAGAGCTGAACAAATCCATATCAGAAAATGACAGTTTGAAAAAGAGTGGTACATCTTGGTGTCAGCAAACAGTATTTTCCAAGGCAACGCAACCAGGCTCAATTAGTTCGTCCTCCCGGTTATCCGTAGAAACTCTTTGCAGAGAAATACAAGTAAAGGAAAAAAAGGTACTATCTACGCAGCAATCTTTTGATTCTGTAAAGAAATCCTTAGGAAGTAACTTTCCCAACCAG GACACAAGAGATATTTTGAGAGAAAGATCGTGCTTCACATCGCAGGAATCTTACTCAG aaaaaagaaatgggaaaggTGGCCTTTCAGTTGCCTCTACAGAACATCTTAGAAGACACATGTGCActccaaaacaaaaaagaagaaaattgctgTCTTCTCCATCAAACAGGAGCCCTAAAATTGAAACCCTTTTCAGAGGTGCTAAATCAGAAAAAAGGGGCCATCCAGATAATGGTGTTCATATTTCAACAAAGCCTGTCCATCGAAATACTGTG GACACAAGAGATATCTTGAGAGACAGATCATGCTTCTCTTCACAGAAATCTTCCTCAG ATGAGTCATTGTCAACACATGTGTCAAAAGCTGTGTTATGTTCAAGGCGGACTTCTGATAAAATTACCAATAGAGAAAAAAGCCAGTCGTGTCCCTCAGTATACATCAATTCTACAAATGTATCAATATCCAAACATAAAGAGTTCCCTGAGAAACAGAAACGGCGCTCTTTGAAAAGCAGCTTGAAAAAATTGGAGAAGCCCATGAGACAAAACTATAGTGTTAGTAGTTCACTGGAAAAGCATAAATCTAACTATTCACAACACAGAATATATTCTGATGATGCAGCACTAGAGGGTATGAAGTCATTTGACAACAACTTGCCTTTTTTAGTAGGATGTTGTGAAAAAGGTGGTGATAGGAATTGCTTAACAGACAAAAATGGACAAATCCAAATTGGAGATGCCAAAAAAGCTCATAAGAATTATGTTTCTTATACTTTCGATAATTCACCTCTTCTTTCGACATCATACCACAATTCTTTAAAAGGAAAAGCAGAACAGACTGAAAACAATACTTCTGCCTTGTCTTCAGAAAATACCAACCAGCTTGTGTCATCTTTAGAAGGTGGCAACAGTGTTCCATTGTCAGAAAGTTGTCAGCCTGTCACTACCAATGAATCTTCATACAACTTACACAAATTGAACATTGAAGCTTCTAGTTTAAAGGCAGGTGCACCAAGTAGAAAACGAAGTGTTTCTAATAGTGAAAAAGAAATCACTGACTGCAGTCTAGATAGTAGTGATGAAGAGATACTACCGCCACTTGAGAAAATACTGGCTCAGGGTTTCACATGTGGAAAAAGTCCAGAACAAATATATGATGAGGATAATACAACGGACACTCTGATTTTGTCACATAGTGTTACT TGTTCCACACCTTCTGTGGAGACTAATGTCTCCTATTTGAATCGCCttttggaggagaaggaagaatttAGTAG GATAGAAGAACTAGAACAACAGCTACAGCAAGTCAAAGGGGACACTGAAAAAAATTATCTACTCAAAGAACAATCTAATGATGTTGAATTGCTTGCTGAACACAG GGAGATTTTAGAGAAATATTCAATCGTTGATGGTATTCCTGACCAACATCCAGGTGAAAATATATTCCAGGTAGCACATGCTGGGAAAATCTTCAATCAACATAATCTTGATCTTAGGAACTTTGGATTTCATCCCCAAAATCCtattgaaaaatacatttttag GTCAGGGATAACACAGCAGCTTTTTGTAATCAGTGAAGGCATACTGGTGTCTGCTTACCATACCTCTCCTTGTCCTGTTCCAATGATAAAGTGGATGTTTCAG ATGATGTTGGTTCATTCAGACTGCTCCGTTTCAAGGAAGATCTTACAAACATTGATGGCTTTAACAATTCGAAATG CTTCTTTTGGCAGTGAGGAACCAGCAATATGGATTCCATCACTATTCGATATAGCAGTTGTGTTGATCAACTTGGGTATACCATTCAACGAACTATTTCCTCTCCGTGATTTTCAGCCTAGTTTTACAGAAGACCATATAAG GTCTGAAATTCCTGAAACAGTGACTCAACAATCAAGAGGAGACATTTTTGGAGAcccgtttcctttcttttttctggtAGATGTCAACCTTTGCAATATGGCTAAG TTTCTACAATTATGTATAAGCATATGCAATGACGGTTACACGCAGAAAGAAATATTTATCTTGCTACTATTGTtgtttaaactgagtttggaaaaacagatgaaacaatTTGCCCTAGTAGATTTGCAGTGCCTTATTGTAAAACTATTGGAAAGCATAGAAAAATGGAAGACAAAG ATGCCTGAGTTATGCTTGGCAATAAGTTGCTTATCTAGCCACCATCACAATCTTTTGCATTTGATCCAGTTTGTCCCCAACTGGACGGAACGAGGAAG AGAAGTAAGAAGACATCTTAGCTTGGTGGTGCTATCAAAGCTTCTTGAAAACCATGTGAACATACCCAGTAGTCATGACCAACAG ATGTCACTTCTATGCAAGGAGCTGGTCATGATGAAACCTTCAAATTTGGTAAAGAAGCTCTTGGCAACATCAGCTGCTGCTGATGCTGAACTTAGTAATGCATCTTTTATTTCTAAATTTGAACCCAAG GCATATTATTTGGTTTATGTTCTTCTTCACTTAGTCAGAGAAGCTAGCAATTTTGAGAGCACAAACCTCAGTCAAAAA AAATGGCTGTTGAAACTCAGTAGTATCTtggaaaaaaacataaaatgtgaCATTAGGGAAAATGCCAGGCTATTTTATAAAACGAAG GTTAAAGATTTGGTTGCAAGAACATACAGCAAGTGGCAGCAAATGATAAACAGTTCTCAGCTTATTCAG GGCATGATCCATGATTTTGTGGTCCCAAATGCTGAACAAGGTACATCAGAACATCAAAGTGAATGA